In Actinomycetes bacterium, a single window of DNA contains:
- a CDS encoding plastocyanin/azurin family copper-binding protein: MPSRSRIFTAALVILFTILAAACQPNHPENRAAQAEPVVGAQRVVAKDTVFTPLAVQVPAGTTVTWSFEDGNVPHNVKGDGFESKTVRNGTFQHRFDRPGTFEYRCTLHAGMAGRVVVVPK, from the coding sequence GTGCCGAGCCGATCCCGAATCTTCACGGCCGCGCTCGTGATCTTGTTCACGATATTGGCCGCCGCCTGCCAGCCCAACCACCCCGAGAACCGCGCCGCCCAGGCCGAGCCCGTCGTCGGCGCTCAGCGCGTGGTCGCCAAGGACACGGTGTTCACCCCGCTCGCCGTCCAGGTGCCGGCCGGGACCACGGTCACCTGGTCCTTCGAGGACGGCAACGTCCCCCACAACGTCAAGGGGGACGGCTTCGAGTCCAAGACCGTGCGCAACGGGACCTTCCAGCACCGGTTCGACCGGCCGGGCACCTTCGAGTACCGCTGCACGCTGCACGCCGGCATGGCCGGGCGCGTGGTGGTCGTCCCCAAGTGA
- a CDS encoding metal-dependent transcriptional regulator — protein sequence MSQTLSSAVQEYLEALYWLHEAGIERSPTNLARALGYAPPSVTEMVRKLEAEELVTRGPGKRISLTESGETVAKHVVSRHRLVEAFLVKVMGVPWDEVHEEAETFEMGVTEGLEKRMLEMIGRIRTCPHGHPIGDYPREPGVPLTSVPTGSVVRVLRFENEDHDLLRAFKRAGVEPRSTWTVVDFVDGRTLLDRDGERTTLELHQARTISVAVEHAGTGEPAERDPESLATAYLLGESHWSR from the coding sequence ATGTCCCAGACGCTCAGCTCAGCCGTTCAGGAGTACCTGGAGGCGCTCTACTGGCTGCACGAGGCCGGGATCGAGCGCAGCCCGACCAACCTCGCCCGCGCCCTGGGATACGCGCCCCCGAGCGTGACCGAGATGGTGCGCAAGCTCGAGGCCGAGGAGCTCGTGACCCGCGGTCCCGGCAAGCGCATCTCGCTCACCGAGTCGGGCGAGACGGTGGCCAAGCACGTGGTCAGCCGCCACCGGCTGGTCGAGGCGTTCCTCGTCAAGGTCATGGGCGTCCCCTGGGACGAGGTGCACGAGGAGGCGGAGACCTTCGAGATGGGGGTCACCGAGGGCCTCGAGAAGCGCATGCTCGAGATGATCGGCAGGATCAGGACCTGCCCGCACGGCCACCCCATCGGCGACTACCCGCGCGAGCCGGGCGTGCCCCTGACCAGCGTCCCGACCGGCAGCGTGGTGCGGGTGCTCCGCTTCGAGAACGAAGACCACGACCTGCTCCGGGCCTTCAAGCGGGCGGGGGTGGAGCCCAGGTCGACGTGGACGGTGGTCGACTTCGTGGACGGCCGCACGCTGCTCGACCGCGACGGCGAGCGCACCACCCTGGAGCTGCACCAGGCCCGCACCATCTCGGTCGCCGTCGAGCATGCAGGGACGGGTGAGCCGGCCGAGCGCGACCCGGAGAGCCTCGCCACCGCCTACCTGCTCGGCGAGAGCCACTGGAGCCGTTGA